In the genome of Gammaproteobacteria bacterium, the window CATGGCTACCGCGTATCCAAGGCGACCATTTACAATACGTTGGGATTGTTTGCCCGCAAGGGGTTGGTGAAGGAGCGCGTGGTCGATCCCACCAAGGTGTATTACGACACCAAGGTAACTCCGCATCAGCACTTCTATAACGAAGACTCGGGTGAACTGATTGATATCAATCAGGATTTACCTCCGTTGACGCCCAGTCAGCTGCCGGAAGGCACCCGGATCGATAGTGTTGATGTCATCATCCGATTGCGCAACAATTAAACAGTCAATCTAGACTCCCCCATTTTTATAGGGGGAGTTGTTTTTTTTGCCTTTTAGTTCTTTTACCTTGTGCCGACAACAAGTCACAACCACGTAAAAACTCTGGGTGTGAAGCAATTGCCTATGACAAATCTCTTGGCCGAAGCGCGCATTTTGATCGTCGATGACGTGGAAACCAATCGGGAGTTATTGGCATTGGGGTTGG includes:
- a CDS encoding transcriptional repressor, which translates into the protein HGYRVSKATIYNTLGLFARKGLVKERVVDPTKVYYDTKVTPHQHFYNEDSGELIDINQDLPPLTPSQLPEGTRIDSVDVIIRLRNN